GGTATAAATTGAAGAATGTAGCATGGTACTtgtgtttataaaataatagtgGTTGCATATAAATCTACTCTCAAGTAAGGAAGTGGAGTAACGAAAATATTCCATCTGAATTATAGACTGGTTTTTAAATCATACTAGAAAACAAAAAGTACATTCCAACAGAATTTGTAGCGTATATAAAGTAATtataaccaagaaaaaaaaagtaaaaataaacaaGTATTTCTCTTTATCTCTCCGATCACAAACATAAAAGAGAACCAATCTAAATTCCAAAAGGGTTTAGTTgattttgtcttcttttttcatCACCTGGCCTAATTAACAGCTATGATGTCTTCATCGCCTTTGTGTTCTTGGCCTCTGGTACTGTTGTTAGTATTGTTGTGCATGGTGGCCAAAGAATCAAACGGAGCTTCCAACAATGTAAAAGTGGGAAGCATTTCAAAGGTAGAAGATGCTGATAATTTCCATATATATTATGGACAAACCTTCAAAGTCATCAAGAATGCTATTGATGGCAAGAGTTATCTCCTTATTCAGGTTCTTGCATTTTTTTCATCATattgtctttctttttgttgCCAAATGTATCATTTGTgactgaaaagaaaaagtaataTCTGTAGAACACTTCTAGAATGGCGGTTCGGACAAAGTATTGTACTTCCAGGATAAAGTCCTATGTGATTCCACTTCTTAACTACTCAGTAGACACTCAATCTTCTCAAGGTATGCTCTGTTATTTTCCCCTGCTTTCTTTCCTCTGTTTAAAATGCCCCTGCCTTTTAagatctctcttctttttttcttattcagGAGGCATTCCGGTTTCTTTCTTCGAGGCAAGCAGTTTTTTCTAGCTAATTAATAGATCTGGTTTGTGTTAAATCAACGACTTTACGATCACGCTTTAGGATGGGACAAAAATGTAATTTGTAAGGATGTTAAGAAAACAAATGTTTTGGTTATTATCGTCAGCTACTTGGATTACTCGGGAGCTTGAAGGGAATAACATCAGACGCGGTGGCTTCACCGTGTGTTCTGAAACTGCTTGAGGCAGGGGAAGTAGTTAAGTTTGAAAAAGGTGCAGAAGAAGTGTCTCAATTTGCAGCGCACTTCATCAGTGACACTGATCAACTTCAGACTTGCAATTTTGCAAACTTTTTTCCACTCAGCGAAGGCACACCTCTTCAGGTgcctaattattattattatctttgcATATATCTAGATCTAACCAAAATTGAAACTTTTCacattttgatttgaaattatGCTGGTTTTTTATTCTTGATTTAGAGAGCCGAGTGGATCAAATTCCTTGGTGCTTTTGCCAATCTTGAAACTAAAGCCAATCAAGTCTATGATGCGGTTAGTCTTAATCCTCTTTCTTTTCCATTTATGCCTACCACCAATCTTTGTTGTCTATAAAGTTAGTTATGGAGCCTTTCAGGTCAAAGCAAGCTATAATTGCTTGTCTCAAATGGCAGCTAAAAGGAGGACATCCTTCAAACCCATTGTAGCCTGGATGGAGTACGATAAAAATGTATGAAATCTTCTTTTATACTTTCTTATGGGGATAGttccaaattccaaactatGTTGAGGTTCTAAGAAATTTTATCTCTCACACAAATGATTCATAATATggttagaccatctccaatggtaGACAAAAACTTACTCTATATTTCACTTTAAAACCGTTTCTAAGAAAAATTAGCAGGAGTCTTGTTTCAAGAATTACGGGTCATGTTTCTTATAATCCAAAGATGAATGTGTATTTATGGTTTTATACTAACAGCAATTGCATTTCATCTTTAAGGGAGGTGTTTGGTGTTTTACAAAGGAACCGCATAAGCTAAAGGTATGCAGTTCAGCTTTCGGCACTTTCAGTTCTTCTTTTGAAAATCTGGAAACATCTTTGAAACTGAACATTATGCACACACAATCAAAACAGTTTGTAGAAGATGCGGGTGGCGAGAATATCGACAAATCTATAAACAAGATCACTTACAATGTCTCTGATCCTGATGATTTGGAAGCACTCCATGCCATTTTATGTGTAAGCGTGTCTGCTAACATTTTCTATTGACCAGAGaaaattcttcttctttgactagaaaaattatatattcaacaGACTGTGGATGCGGTGATCGATGAAACGATATCGTCCTACCCTCAGAATTACACACAGAAAACATTCTTGGATAACATAAGCCTGGAGGATAACTCATGTTTTGCGTTTAATCAGAGCATCTGGAGATATGACAAAAGAGTTAGACAGGGAACAACTCTTGGTAAGAAAGTCTTAGACATTGTTTAGTTTCTATAGATTTTAGCTGAAGCCGTGTGTTTGTGTTTTGATAATGACAAGACTGGCATGACGGAGCAATATCGCAACCAAACCTCGTGCTGGCTGACATGATTGAAGCCTTGTTTCCAACTGGAAACTACACAACCTCCTATTTCAGAAACATTGCCAAGGTAACGAAGGTCTTGAATCCATATATGTAGGAATGACCTAATTTGAATTCAAAGGaatgttattttaattgttttggcTTTTAGGTTGCATAATTTCTTACCCTCATAATTAAATATGGCAGGGCGAAGGAGTAATAGACATTAGTCCGGATATGTGTGATAGAGACGCATCACTGCCGTTTGTTCCTACCATTCCAGCTTGCGGATGATACTTTATACCTTCACGGTTCTCTGATCTTCCCCCTCCCTGAAACGTAGAACATCTTATTCGATTACATTTTTAGCGATTTCAAACTTTTCTAAGATTTCTGATATAACAATATTGATAAACTACGTTTATTCATGGCCAGTTTTAATTCCTTATGTAATCACACGTGAAATATGTTGTATCTTACGGAAACAACATACAATATTTTAAGGGTCTTCACTTAAGTTTGGTTATGTTACTTATGTATAAACATGGTCTGCATCTACTTTTGACAACAAGGCCAAGTAATTGTTAAAGTTTGGTTTATGTTAGAGACAAATTTGGTTCGCTTATTTCAAACAACTTTTAACGACAACATAGTCCTTGTTTATGTTGTAAAGATTATT
This portion of the Raphanus sativus cultivar WK10039 unplaced genomic scaffold, ASM80110v3 Scaffold5107, whole genome shotgun sequence genome encodes:
- the LOC108814914 gene encoding uncharacterized protein LOC108814914 isoform X1 is translated as MMSSSPLCSWPLVLLLVLLCMVAKESNGASNNVKVGSISKVEDADNFHIYYGQTFKVIKNAIDGKSYLLIQNTSRMAVRTKYCTSRIKSYVIPLLNYSVDTQSSQGGIPVSFFELLGLLGSLKGITSDAVASPCVLKLLEAGEVVKFEKGAEEVSQFAAHFISDTDQLQTCNFANFFPLSEGTPLQRAEWIKFLGAFANLETKANQVYDAVKASYNCLSQMAAKRRTSFKPIVAWMEYDKNQLHFIFKGGVWCFTKEPHKLKFVEDAGGENIDKSINKITYNVSDPDDLEALHAILCTVDAVIDETISSYPQNYTQKTFLDNISLEDNSCFAFNQSIWRYDKRVRQGTTLDWHDGAISQPNLVLADMIEALFPTGNYTTSYFRNIAKGEGVIDISPDMCDRDASLPFVPTIPACG
- the LOC108814914 gene encoding uncharacterized protein LOC108814914 isoform X2; this encodes MMSSSPLCSWPLVLLLVLLCMVAKESNGASNNVKVGSISKVEDADNFHIYYGQTFKVIKNAIDGKSYLLIQNTSRMAVRTKYCTSRIKSYVIPLLNYSVDTQSSQGGIPVSFFELLGLLGSLKGITSDAVASPCVLKLLEAGEVVKFEKGAEEVSQFAAHFISDTDQLQTCNFANFFPLSEGTPLQRAEWIKFLGAFANLETKANQVYDAVKASYNCLSQMAAKRRTSFKPIVAWMEYDKNGGVWCFTKEPHKLKFVEDAGGENIDKSINKITYNVSDPDDLEALHAILCTVDAVIDETISSYPQNYTQKTFLDNISLEDNSCFAFNQSIWRYDKRVRQGTTLDWHDGAISQPNLVLADMIEALFPTGNYTTSYFRNIAKGEGVIDISPDMCDRDASLPFVPTIPACG
- the LOC108814914 gene encoding uncharacterized protein LOC108814914 isoform X3, encoding MLIISIYIMDKPSKSSRMLLMARVISLFRMAVRTKYCTSRIKSYVIPLLNYSVDTQSSQGGIPVSFFELLGLLGSLKGITSDAVASPCVLKLLEAGEVVKFEKGAEEVSQFAAHFISDTDQLQTCNFANFFPLSEGTPLQRAEWIKFLGAFANLETKANQVYDAVKASYNCLSQMAAKRRTSFKPIVAWMEYDKNGGVWCFTKEPHKLKFVEDAGGENIDKSINKITYNVSDPDDLEALHAILCTVDAVIDETISSYPQNYTQKTFLDNISLEDNSCFAFNQSIWRYDKRVRQGTTLDWHDGAISQPNLVLADMIEALFPTGNYTTSYFRNIAKGEGVIDISPDMCDRDASLPFVPTIPACG